TCAAAATCGCCTTTCGCACTGTAAGCCACTCCGCGATTGTTATAGGCATTGGGATTATTCGGGTTGAGTTCAATTGCGCGCGAGTAGACTTCTATCGCCATATTGATTTGTCCGATCATCATGAAAACGTTACCTTGTTGGAAAGCCAATTCAGCACGTAGTTCTTTTTCAGATGTTTCGGACGACGAATCCACCTGAGCTTGCATTTCTTCAATGGTTTTTCGGATGCCGTCTACCACATTTTGCCAACCATTACTCTCAGGTTGCCACTTGCTAATGGGATCGTCTTTGTCAGGAAGAGCTTGGAAATCGCTGAGTTGATGATTTTGCCAATCACAATCCTCAAGGATTATTGGGATAATCCTTATGTTGAAGTTTAACGCCTCTGCCAATTCTTTATTACAGTTTTCAGACGCCAGACTCGCAGCAGAGACGAGATAGAGAAGTATATCCGAATCAGCAAGATGTTTGAAAATATCTTCACGCCACTTGGTGCCCCCGGTCATTTCGGCATCGTGCCAAGTCACGAGCTCATTTCGCTGCTGCATCACAGCAAGGCGTGTTATTAGTTCCTCCTTCGCTGCTGTATTTTTATGCGCGTAGGTAATAAATCCTTTTAGTGGCTTACTCATTCTCTTTCCTCTGCCTGAATATAGATCTGCTGAATCTTAAGATTCTTGAGATTCTTGGACGTATCCTTTCTTATCTCGTTTATCCTCCCATCCTGATTCACCCAACCCCTAATCCAACCCAAAATCAAAAACCGCCCCATCCTCCTCCGACTTCTCCTCCTGAACCTCACTTTGACTCGGCGCTGTTTGCTCAGCCGCAGGAAGTTGTTCAGGAGCAAGCTCCAGTCTAGGCGCAATCGCACCAAGAACCGTGAGCAACACAATCAGCACAACAGACAGACAAGTGACCGTAAGCGCGACCGGACGTTTCAGCAGGGAAGTCCGCTCCTCTTTCTTATAAACCCAACAGTGGGAATGACAAAAGTGCCAAGCACCTCAAGGGGTCCCTCAAAATACTTGAGCAACTGAAACAAAAACAGGAAATACCACTCCGGGCGCGGATCATAACTAGCATCGGTCGGATCGGCAAGTTCTTCGAGCGGCACAGGAATAAAGATCGCCATCGCAGCGAGAATGACGAATAAGATCAGGATCGCGACCGCATCCTCAAAAAGCTGATCCGGATAAAACGGTTTGCCAGACCGCATATCTTCGGGGGCATTTTTAGGTGTCCCCGCCGAACCGTAATAGCGCACGAAAAACAGATGTGCGCCGACCAAGCCAAAAGCGAGCCACGGCAGCCAGATCGTGTGCAGCGCATAAAACCGAGTGAGCGTAACAGCACCGATCTCCTCCCCACCACGGAGCACCTTCCCGACAAACTCCCCGATGACAGGGGCGGTGCCAGCAATTTTAACACCGACCACCGTCGCCCAATATGCCTTCTGATCCCACGGCAGCAGGTAGCCAGTGAAGCCAAACCCCAGCACAACCAAGAACATCAAGACCCCGGTGACCCACGTCATCTCCCTCGGCGGTTTATAGGAGGCATAAGCCACCACGCGCAGCAGGTGTAAAAATACGACAATCACCATCGCGCTAGCACCCCAATGGTGCAAGCCGCGCACAAAGCCGCCGAAAAGCACCTCCCCACTGATGTACTTCACGGCGTTATAAGCGTGGTCAGGTGAGGGCGAATAGTAAAACGCTAAAAACGCCCCGGTAACCGCTTGAAGAATCAGCAGAAAGGCTGCCATACTCCCCAGAGAGAAAAGCCAGTTGATATGCTTCGGCAGCGGCTTTTTGATATGGTCTGCCACATTCTTGAGAGGCAGTCGATCCGCCAAAAATGCGCTCACTCGATTTTTCATTGGTGTGTCCCCTCCGCGAAAATACGCTCGGCTAAATTTCCGTTGACTCTTATGTAAATTATACAACCGGAGCCGCCAAAACTCAATATCAAAACCGAATCCTTCGTATTGACAACCTCTGGAAACTGTCATAAAATGCGTACGAATTCTGGGCTAGTTCAAAATCCTATTGACGTTTTTCTAACCGCTCAAACCAGACTCACGTAAGAGTAACCGGCTCATGTTCAGAAATTGTACAACAAAAACCGTAGGGGCGGGTCTCCCCGTCCGTAGTAAGGATTGGGTAACCCAACCCCTACAAAAGCTCGGATTCCCCTTGTGTTTTGCACTGCCTTTGCTTGAGTTCCGTAGATGGGGCTTCCTAACCCGACTGCGGCAATGAATGAACAAATGGTTTTCACGTTTCACGCTTTTTGCATTTTGCGTTTCCTTTTTAGGTAAGCCAAGGAATCAGTCCCAATCCTAATTCATTATCACCACGGAGGCATTATTGTGCCAGCTAAAAAGATCGTGTGTCTCGGCGGTGGAAGCCTCTATTTCCGCCGTGCAATACCAGATTTGCTGCTGAGTCAAGATCTGGGCGATTCGGAACTCGTCCTCTACGACATCGACAGCGAAAAAGTTGAAAGAATGGCAGCAATGGGTAGACGTTTAGCCGAAGTTGCAGGAACGAGATTCAAAATTCGTTCAACGATTGACCTTGCTGATGCCGTTGACGGCGCAGATTTCGCTATCTCTTCGATTGGCGGGAGTGGTGCCGAAATCACGCGGAATGTTTACAATTCGTATTTCCACAACGCCGATATCCGCATCCCAGAGAAATACGGCATTTCCCAAGTTATCGGGGATACTTGTGGACCCGCAGGGATGATGATGGCGCTACGGTCAATTCCCGCTTATATCAACATCTGTCAAGAGATGGAGAAACGCTGCCCTAAGGCTACCATGTTTAACCACTCAAATCCCATGGCAACGTTACTACGCGCGATGCACAAATATACCGATGTGAACGTCATCGGCATTTGCCACGGGGTGCAAGCAGGGATTGTGTATGCGGCAGAGATTCTCGGTGTTCCGCCAACGGAGTTGGATTGCATGTGGGTCGGGACAAATCATTATTTTTGGTTCACTCGCGTCCTACACAAGGGAGAAGACCTGTATCCAGAACTGATGCGGCGTGTCGCCGAACGCCAAGCACCGGAAGGGCGAGTCCTCAGTGCGAGGTTATCTCAAATTTACGGGTATCACATCGTTTATCCGTCCGACGATCACATTATAGAATTTTACCCGTTTTTGACACAGGTACAGGGCGGACCGAAGAATTTACCTTACGGCATGTATGAGAGCCTTCTGGGACACGGATACGAAACTGGAAAACCGACCGCAGCACCCGCTGAACCGGAAATCCGCGCCGAATTCTTCAAGGAGTATCAGGCACTGCTGGACGAAATCCAACTCCCTGACGCACAGGATAACTCAATCACCGGCGAAGGTATTGCAAGCCTCATCAGTGCCATTGCAAACGGTCGTCGTGAGATATACATTGTCAACGTCGCCAACCAAGGCGCAATCGCCAACCTTCCCGCCACGGCTGAAGTTGAGTTAGAGGGCGTAACCGATTCTGGAGGTGTGCGCGCAATACAGATGGGTGAGGTGCCGCCGGTGCTCAAAGGTATTCTGGAGAAACGGTTCGTATGGCACGAATTGGTCGCCGATGCCGCAGTCAAGGGAGACCGAAACCTCGCACTTCAGGCGTTGCTGATCGATGAAATGGCAATCCTGCCCGACAACGCAGAAGCGATGCTTGATGAGTTACTCCTTGCATCAAAAGAACTGCTTCCTCAGTTCTTTTCTAGGGCGCACTGACATTCCGAAAGCTGTAGGGAACAACGATCGTTGTTCCCTACGAAAGTTCCCACCAAGACGTAGAACCGATTAAGCGAAATCCATTTGATTCGGCTTCAAAAAACGTGCTATAATTCGCGGTTGAGGAAACCCCTAGGTATGAGAGATGAAAGGCTAACTTAAAATGAAAATTACAGAAATAGAAACCATTGCGTTGACAGATCCGGGCAAAGCGGACGAGACCCTAGTGCGCGTGCATACCGACGAGGGTATCACCGGGATTGGACAGGCGGAATCTCCGTCACTGGTAATTGATGCCATCATCCGCACCGATGGCGGTTTACAGGGGCTTCTGCGCGACGAAGACCCGCTGCAAGTTGAACGGCTCTGGCAGAAGATGTACTCCGCCACAGGTTTATTCGGGAGGCGCGGCGTCACCATCGCAGCTATCGGAGCAGTAGAGACAGCACTCTGGGATATTGCGGGCAAAGCGCTCGGTAAGCCGGTCTGCGAACTGATCTGGCACGCCTGCTGCACTGTGCGGGAAGCCGGCGAAATTAAAAAGAAGGTGATGCCCTATGCGACCGTCTACCCACCGGGCGAGGATGTAGAAGAGATTGTCGAGCGTTTTACGCTAGCAAAGGATCGGAACTTCCACGCAATGAAACTAGAGGAGTGGCCCGGCGGGTTCGGACATGTGAGTGTGCAGCGCGACGCTGAAATTGTGGGTGCCGTCCGTGAAACCATCGGTGAGGACAGGGACATCCTTATCGATGTACAGAACTGCTGGTACGAGGTTGGGCAAGCCATCGCCTCGATCCGTGCGATTGAGGAATATCGCCCATTTTTTATCGAGGCACCCCTCCCGGCGGACAATCTCGCCGGTTATGCGCGGTTGGCGGATGCCGTAGATACCCGCATTGCGGTAGGTGACTGGGGCTTCACCACACGGTTTGAATTTGAAGATATTATGGAGAAGGGACGGGTGGATGTCGTCCAGCCTAGCTCAGTCCGTTCAGGCGGTATTCGAGAAATCGCGCGGATTGCGGAGGCAGCCTATCGTAGGGGGTTGATTTGTGTGCCCCACGCGTGGTGCCACGTCGTCGGAGTAGCGGCAGAAATTCATCTCGCTGCAGTGCTACCGAACATGCCGTATTTCGAGACCCCCATCGCATTTCCAGATTCACCAATCATCTCCGAATTGCTGACACCGACGATGGAGGTTGATGCAGATGGATTTATCGAAGTACCTGACCGTCCGGGACTGGGATTTGAGTTGAATGAAGATGTGTTAAAACACTTCAGGGTTGATCCTCATTAGCGAGGCACGCTCACCCTTTGATAGACACAGAAAGAAAAGACAATGCCAGAAAGAACAGTAGATCTGAGAAGCGATACCGTCACCTTACCCACGCAAGAGATGAAGGAAGCCATGATGGAGGCAGCCCTCGGAGATGACGGTTACGGAGAGGATGCCACCGTCAATAGACTCCAAGAACTGGCTGCAGAAAAACTCGGAATGGAAGCGGGGATTTATGTTCCCAGCGGCACCATGGGCAACGCCTGTGCATTATTCGCTCATACCGATTCAGGGAACGATGTTTTTTTCGAGGAACGTGCCCATCTGTTCGCCGGAGCACGAGGTGAATTTGCCGTCCTCCATGGAGTGAAACCACACCCGATGCAGGCGGAGTTCGGAGTGATTCAACCCGAACAGTTGGAGGAGGCAATCAATTCGGAGGATGTTTCCCAACCGAGCCTACTGTGCATTGAGAACACCCACAACGGAAGCGGTGGATCGGCGTGGACACCCGCAGAGGTAGAAGCGGTTTCTAAAGCAGCAAGGGCACACGGATTGAAAATCCACATGGATGGCGCTCGGATTTTTAACGCGGTTGTGGCACATGGAGTAGATATGAAGGATTATACCCGGCACATTGACTCGGTGATGTTCTGCGTATCAAAAGGGTTGAGTGCGCCAGTGGGATCGCTACTGTGTGGCAGCCGTTCATTTATCGACGAAGCCGACACTGTACGTAAACGCATGGGCGGTGGTATGCGTCAAGCTGGTATTATCGCAGCAGCAGGTATTGTCGCGCTAGAGAAGATGGTAGATCGACTCGCGGAAGACCATGAAGCTGCCCGCCTGCTCTGTATAGGACTGGAAGCAATTGAAGGAATAAAAGTCCAACGACCTCCCACGCCTACCAACTTCGCCATGGTAAACGTTGAGGAATTGGGATGGCGTTCTGAATCGCTCATTGAGAAGTGGCAGGCTTGTGGTATTCTCGCGAACCCTCGCCCCCCTGCCGGTGCGCGTCTGGTTGCCCATCGTCACATCACACATGACGATGTAACCTATGTGGTGGATGCTACACGCCGGTTGGTCGAGAAGGGATAGACCACGTCCAACAGCATGAACAGAGCGACCCCCACCTATCTCCATGTCCTGCGCGATTTCAACCGCGATTTGCGCCTTTACCTCATCACCACAATGTTAATCGGGCTTACTGTCGATGGTGGGGTCTATACCGTTTTATTCAATCTGTACCTGCTACGCTTGGGATATGGGCCCGAATTCATTGGCTTGGTCAACGGGAGTGGGATGCTGGTCTTCGCCCTCTTCTGTCTGCCTGCCGGAACGATCAGCGAGCGCTTGGGCAATCGTCGCATGATGATCGCTGGGTTGAGCCTACTACTGATAGGATGTGGGTTGCTACCCTTCGCTGAAATACACACAGAGAACTGGCGGGCGGGCTGGTTGTTTATCACTTGGTGCTTCGCTTTCATCGGTTTCGCCATCTACTTTGTCAACACCGCCCCGTTTGCGATGAAGGTCGCCCATCAGAGTGAACGCAACCATGTTTTTTCCGTGCAAGCAGCACTCTGGTCGTTAGCTGGCTTTGCTGGAAGTTTGATCGGTGGGTTCCTGCCGGGTATCTTTGCCGTATATCTTGGTGTTTCGCTCGACCAAGCCGCGCCCTATCGATACTCGCTGTTGGCTGCTAGTCTGTTATTGATTCCCTCGGTTCTGGCAATCGCAGCGACCCGCGAGGGCCCCACCCAACCCATAAAAGAACAACCAGCTAAAGGGCAGGCATCGCCCCTCCGGTTAATCGCACTCTTGACGTTGATTCGGCTCCTTGTGGTGACAGGTGTGGGCACGCTCTTCACCTTCTTTAACGTCTACATGGATGCCGGTTTGCACATCTCTACGGTTCACATCGGCGTGCTATCCGCTATCGGTAGGCTGCTCTCCATACCGACAGCGTTGATCGTACCCTTGCTGACGAAGCGATGGGGTAACGGTCATACCGCTGCGTGGGCATCGTTGGGAACAGCCATCAGCATGTTACCACTGATCCTTGTTTCTCACTGGAGTGCCGCCGGACTCGGTTTTATCGGAGTGCTTGCCCTGACCTCGATCCGATATCCGACCTTCCTCGTCTACACAATGGAGGTGGTGTCCCCAGCCCGGCGGGGGACGATGTCAGGTGCTGGCGAGATGGCATCAGGCTTGAGTTTCTCAGCCATGGCGTTGGGAGGCGGTTACATCATCGGGTCGCTCGGCTACCGCAGCTTTTTCCTGACAGGCGCAAGTCTGACTGTCGTCGGTACACTCAGTTTCTTGATACATCTCCGTCTACAACATCGACAATCTGTCGGATAAATATGTTGAAAATTTCTATCGATGTGCTATACTAACCCAAGTTGTTATCCAAACAAAATTAACTTGACGCGTTATTTGTAGTAGGTCGATTTGCCAAAGTCGACATCGCTGATAGCCAAAAAGAGAAATTCGATGCAAGCTGCTCTGAATCCCAATGAAATCGGGACCGTTCAGGTTGCCGACAGCATTACCAAACTCGGTCCTCAATTCCGGGGAACTGTGCTTGTCGCGGGCTCTCACGGAGGCAGCTACTGCGGATACCTAGCAGCACTCGCAGGCTTACGCGGTGTGATTTTCAATGACGCGGGAATCGGGCTAGATAACGCAGGCATCGGAGCCCTCGATTACCTACAGCGGCTAGGGATGGCCGCCGCAACTGTTGCCCATACATCGGCACGTATTGGAGACGGTGCTGACATGTTCGCTGCCAAAGCCCTCGGCTGTGCAGTGGATCAACCTTGTGGAGAAGCAGCAGAAGCCATGCAACAGGGGAAAGCGTTTGAAGGCAACGCACCCGCCTACTTGGAAACGCGCAAGCTGCTGCGCGAGGCACCGGTGAGGGTAATCACCTGCGACTCCGCATCACTCGTCGAGCCCAACGATAGCGACGCAATCATCATTACAGGTTCGCACGGCGGAAGACTTGCAGGACGCCCCGGTTATGGTCTTGCAGTGCAGGCGAGAGGGGCAGTGTTCAACGATGCCGGCGTTGGGATAGATATGGCTGGGGTTCAGCGTCTCGAAATCCTTGATCAGAACTCCATCCCGGCGGTCACAGTTGACGCCATGACCGCCCGTATCGGCGATGCGTGTTCCGCATGGGAAAACGGAATCATCTCACACATTAACAAACAAGCTGCCAATCGTGGCGTAAGCGTTGGCATGACAGTGCCAACCTTTGTAGAATTGCTCACTTCATAATTGAGGAGGTGGAGATCGATGTCTTCATTTCGACAGATGAACGGCGGACACGCACTCGCTGAAATGCTCAAGCGTCACAACCCCGCTCCGATGTTCGGTATGGCTGGGTTCCAACTATTGCCCTTCTACGATGCAGTCCGCGAACTAGGGCTTCAACATACACTTATCAACGACGAGCGGTCCGGTGTGTTCGCCGCTGACGCATGGGCCCGGGTTACCGGTCGCCCCGGTATCTGCGATGCCACACTCGGTCCGGGAGCCACAAACCTAGTGACCGGGCTTGTCGAATCATTGAACGCAGGGGTGCCCCTCGTCGTTATCGTCGGCAACAGCAACCGTGCACATTCTTGGAAAAACATGACACAGGAGGCGCGTCAATCCGAGATCCTCGCCCCATCGGTTAAAGCGTTAATCCGGATCGAAGATGGACTTCGCATCCCCGAACTTGTGCGACGCGCCTATGCCATCGCTACCTCTGGACGACCAGGACCTGTTGTTCTGGATGTCCCCGAAGATGTGGCACACGGCGAATTCGACTACCCAAGCGACGATTTCTACGTCGACCCAGAAACTATTTGTATCCCAGCCCAGCGCCCCCGTCCGGGGCGCGAATCCGTTGCACGCGCCGCAGCGCAGTTCCGCCGCTCCAAGCGACCAATTATACTTGCGGGGGGTGGTATCCACCTCTCAGGCGCTTATGAAGCACTGCTCAAGTTCGCCGAAGATTTCAGCGTCCCAGTTGCTCAGACATTGAGTGGGAAGGGTGCTATTCCGTGTACACACCCGCTGAGTGTAGGTTTATTCGGTCGCTGGTCACGGATTGCCAACGACCTGATCGAAACCTCAGATTGTATCCTCGCTGTCGGATGCAAGATGGGTGAAATCGCTACCAAACGCTACGCCCTGATGCCGCGAGGTGTTCCGTTCATCCATCTCGATATCGTGGCGGAGGAGATCGGGCGCACGACACCCACAGAAGTCGCGCTCTGGGGCGATGCCGCCGAGGGACTTATAGATCTCCACGCCAGCCTCACTGACGATACTGAAGCCTTACAGGCACAACACGTAGCCTACCTAGCGGAAGTCACAAAACGGATGGCAGTTTGGCGATCAGAAGCAGAGCCTCGCTACGCTTCCGAGGAGCGTCCGATTCACATGGCACGATTAGTCCGCGAACTTCAAGGTGTCATGCCCGACGATGGGATCCTCGTTGTTGATGGTGGATTCGCCGCCCATTGGACCGGCCTGCTCTATGATTCAACCCGCGCAGGACGTTCCTACATTGCAAATCGGGGGTTTGCTTCTATCGGCTACGGTTTGCCGGGAACTATCGGTGCGCAGCTCGCTGCCCCAGATTCACCAGTGGTCGGGCTTACCGGCGATGCTGGATTCAACATGATGCTCGGAGAGCTAGAAACGGCTCGACGCTTGGGACTCGGTTTCACCCTCGCCATCGTAAACAACGCCGCATCCGGCTATGTCAAAGCCCTTCAGCACAGTCTGTACGG
This genomic stretch from Candidatus Poribacteria bacterium harbors:
- a CDS encoding tetratricopeptide repeat protein produces the protein MSKPLKGFITYAHKNTAAKEELITRLAVMQQRNELVTWHDAEMTGGTKWREDIFKHLADSDILLYLVSAASLASENCNKELAEALNFNIRIIPIILEDCDWQNHQLSDFQALPDKDDPISKWQPESNGWQNVVDGIRKTIEEMQAQVDSSSETSEKELRAELAFQQGNVFMMIGQINMAIEVYSRAIELNPNNPNAYNNRGVAYSAKGDFERTIEDYTKAIELNPNYAVAYSNRGGVYYLKEEYESAIVDFTKATELNPDYAVAHNNRGVAYYLKEEYESAIADFSKAIELNPNYAIAYNNRGRAYEPDSSSSKHAVIRAIKDYNPAIGLNPELAPAYYNRGAAWLRLREWERAISDLTVARDMGINIITAFCSDYESVEDFEERNGVQLPEDIVAMLTLPQA
- a CDS encoding cytochrome b N-terminal domain-containing protein, with the protein product MKNRVSAFLADRLPLKNVADHIKKPLPKHINWLFSLGSMAAFLLILQAVTGAFLAFYYSPSPDHAYNAVKYISGEVLFGGFVRGLHHWGASAMVIVVFLHLLRVVAYASYKPPREMTWVTGVLMFLVVLGFGFTGYLLPWDQKAYWATVVGVKIAGTAPVIGEFVGKVLRGGEEIGAVTLTRFYALHTIWLPWLAFGLVGAHLFFVRYYGSAGTPKNAPEDMRSGKPFYPDQLFEDAVAILILFVILAAMAIFIPVPLEELADPTDASYDPRPEWYFLFLFQLLKYFEGPLEVLGTFVIPTVGFIRKRSGLPC
- a CDS encoding mandelate racemase/muconate lactonizing enzyme family protein, which encodes MKITEIETIALTDPGKADETLVRVHTDEGITGIGQAESPSLVIDAIIRTDGGLQGLLRDEDPLQVERLWQKMYSATGLFGRRGVTIAAIGAVETALWDIAGKALGKPVCELIWHACCTVREAGEIKKKVMPYATVYPPGEDVEEIVERFTLAKDRNFHAMKLEEWPGGFGHVSVQRDAEIVGAVRETIGEDRDILIDVQNCWYEVGQAIASIRAIEEYRPFFIEAPLPADNLAGYARLADAVDTRIAVGDWGFTTRFEFEDIMEKGRVDVVQPSSVRSGGIREIARIAEAAYRRGLICVPHAWCHVVGVAAEIHLAAVLPNMPYFETPIAFPDSPIISELLTPTMEVDADGFIEVPDRPGLGFELNEDVLKHFRVDPH
- a CDS encoding aminotransferase class I/II-fold pyridoxal phosphate-dependent enzyme encodes the protein MPERTVDLRSDTVTLPTQEMKEAMMEAALGDDGYGEDATVNRLQELAAEKLGMEAGIYVPSGTMGNACALFAHTDSGNDVFFEERAHLFAGARGEFAVLHGVKPHPMQAEFGVIQPEQLEEAINSEDVSQPSLLCIENTHNGSGGSAWTPAEVEAVSKAARAHGLKIHMDGARIFNAVVAHGVDMKDYTRHIDSVMFCVSKGLSAPVGSLLCGSRSFIDEADTVRKRMGGGMRQAGIIAAAGIVALEKMVDRLAEDHEAARLLCIGLEAIEGIKVQRPPTPTNFAMVNVEELGWRSESLIEKWQACGILANPRPPAGARLVAHRHITHDDVTYVVDATRRLVEKG
- a CDS encoding MFS transporter → MNRATPTYLHVLRDFNRDLRLYLITTMLIGLTVDGGVYTVLFNLYLLRLGYGPEFIGLVNGSGMLVFALFCLPAGTISERLGNRRMMIAGLSLLLIGCGLLPFAEIHTENWRAGWLFITWCFAFIGFAIYFVNTAPFAMKVAHQSERNHVFSVQAALWSLAGFAGSLIGGFLPGIFAVYLGVSLDQAAPYRYSLLAASLLLIPSVLAIAATREGPTQPIKEQPAKGQASPLRLIALLTLIRLLVVTGVGTLFTFFNVYMDAGLHISTVHIGVLSAIGRLLSIPTALIVPLLTKRWGNGHTAAWASLGTAISMLPLILVSHWSAAGLGFIGVLALTSIRYPTFLVYTMEVVSPARRGTMSGAGEMASGLSFSAMALGGGYIIGSLGYRSFFLTGASLTVVGTLSFLIHLRLQHRQSVG
- a CDS encoding thiamine pyrophosphate-binding protein, which translates into the protein MSSFRQMNGGHALAEMLKRHNPAPMFGMAGFQLLPFYDAVRELGLQHTLINDERSGVFAADAWARVTGRPGICDATLGPGATNLVTGLVESLNAGVPLVVIVGNSNRAHSWKNMTQEARQSEILAPSVKALIRIEDGLRIPELVRRAYAIATSGRPGPVVLDVPEDVAHGEFDYPSDDFYVDPETICIPAQRPRPGRESVARAAAQFRRSKRPIILAGGGIHLSGAYEALLKFAEDFSVPVAQTLSGKGAIPCTHPLSVGLFGRWSRIANDLIETSDCILAVGCKMGEIATKRYALMPRGVPFIHLDIVAEEIGRTTPTEVALWGDAAEGLIDLHASLTDDTEALQAQHVAYLAEVTKRMAVWRSEAEPRYASEERPIHMARLVRELQGVMPDDGILVVDGGFAAHWTGLLYDSTRAGRSYIANRGFASIGYGLPGTIGAQLAAPDSPVVGLTGDAGFNMMLGELETARRLGLGFTLAIVNNAASGYVKALQHSLYGGRYQSSDLSETHYANVARELGCHGIRVSEPSKLGAALAEGIAARDIPTIIDVIVTRDPAKMLPGVDSRTAPVQKGDRPA